A window from Malania oleifera isolate guangnan ecotype guangnan chromosome 7, ASM2987363v1, whole genome shotgun sequence encodes these proteins:
- the LOC131160874 gene encoding phosphatidylinositol 4-kinase gamma 8 gives MAVALPHHHHQLKPSAAHRCKLQSFTQLDFSSVLHLAARFHRSFSTPCLSLSPISFPDHDHQSYTDPLGPQLEILAAVATPGVRALVDEVTTAVASGIDPVPVATGLGGAYLLRAPNGNGIAVAKPMDEEPLACNNPKGFVGRTLGQPGLKPSVRVGETGVRELAAYLLDHGGFAGVPPTALVKFSQVGFNVNNPAAIPAATQKIASLQRFVEHDSDAGDLGPSGFSVVSVHRIAILDVRLLNLDRHAGNILVRNSRHQINVAGEADLVPIDHGLCLPEWIDDPYFEWLHWPQALIPFSDSEMEYISHLSPFKDAELLRTTVPSLRESSIRVFVICSIFLKRAAAARLSLADIGRMMTRGNFEESASMLENVCLEAKERMANTHNGEDTFPGEEETLEVEMIKYMDKEIENSSYIGIADVPRWLRQTPPEVAKPPKIPRFSLAGLDEEDGCGRDKAGGLTKSLSFSETNHHSHENGGVSFGEMSENEWEFYLVSFEKVLGEALMECTKSNMGLNLKLQRSGTSCKF, from the coding sequence ATGGCCGTAGCTCTCCCTCACCACCATCACCAGCTCAAGCCCTCTGCCGCCCATCGCTGCAAACTCCAATCCTTCACCCAACTCGACTTCTCCTCCGTCCTTCACCTCGCCGCCCGCTTCCATCGCAGTTTCTCCACTCCCTGCCTCTCCCTCTCCCCCATTTCTTTCCCAGACCATGACCACCAATCTTACACCGACCCCCTCGGCCCCCAACTCGAAATCCTTGCCGCCGTCGCTACCCCCGGAGTCcgcgccctcgtcgacgaggtcaccacCGCCGTGGCCTCTGGCATCGACCCCGTCCCCGTCGCCACTGGCCTCGGCGGCGCCTACCTTCTCCGCGCCCCAAACGGCAACGGGATCGCGGTTGCCAAACCTATGGACGAAGAGCCACTTGCCTGCAACAACCCGAAAGGCTTCGTGGGTCGGACCCTCGGGCAGCCCGGGTTGAAACCTTCCGTCCGGGTCGGCGAGACTGGCGTCCGCGAACTTGCCGCCTACCTCCTCGACCACGGGGGATTCGCCGGCGTTCCTCCCACTGCCCTAGTCAAATTCTCCCAAGTCGGCTTTAACGTCAACAATCCGGCCGCGATCCCTGCCGCAACTCAGAAGATCGCCTCGCTCCAGCGGTTTGTGGAACACGACTCCGATGCCGGAGATCTAGGCCCGTCGGGATTCTCCGTCGTGTCCGTTCACCGGATCGCGATTCTTGACGTTAGGCTACTGAATCTAGACCGGCATGCAGGGAACATACTTGTCAGAAACAGCCGACATCAGATCAACGTTGCCGGAGAAGCGGATTTGGTGCCCATAGATCACGGGCTTTGCCTGCCAGAGTGGATTGACGATCCGTACTTCGAGTGGTTGCATTGGCCTCAAGCTTTGATCCCTTTTTCTGATTCAGAAATGGAGTACATCTCTCATCTTAGTCCATTCAAGGACGCAGAGCTTTTGCGAACCACGGTGCCTTCTCTCCGGGAATCATCAATTCGAGTGTTTGTGATTTGCAGCATTTTCCTGAAGCGCGCGGCGGCCGCGAGGCTATCCCTCGCCGACATCGGCCGAATGATGACCCGAGGGAACTTTGAAGAAAGCGCAAGCATGCTAGAGAACGTTTGCTTGGAGGCCAAGGAAAGAATGGCCAACACACACAATGGGGAGGATACCTTTCCTGGAGAAGAAGAAACCCTAGAAGTAGAGATGATTAAGTACATGGACAAGGAAATTGAAAATAGTTCCTATATTGGGATTGCAGATGTTCCTCGCTGGCTCCGGCAGACGCCTCCTGAGGTCGCTAAGCCGCCAAAGATCCCGAGGTTTTCATTGGCCGGATTGGATGAAGAAGATGGATGTGGGAGGGACAAGGCTGGGGGGCTGACCAAGAGTTTAAGCTTCTCAGAGACAAACCACCATAGCCATGAAAATGGGGGAGTTTCATTTGGAGAGATGAGTGAGAATGAGTGGGAATTCTACTTGGTGAGCTTTGAGAAGGTTTTGGGAGAGGCATTAATGGAGTGCACAAAGAGCAATATGGGGTTGAATTTGAAGCTGCAGAGGTCGGGAACTTCCTGCAAGTTCTGA
- the LOC131160088 gene encoding 3'-5' exonuclease-like has protein sequence MGETIRTLVTATPSMVDFWIFEIQHFHRRKLHRLIVGLDVEWRPNNRHYTNNPVAILQLCVGHRCLIFQLICAPHIPQSLSRFLANPDYTFVGVGIAGDVEKMVEHYGLEVSNTVDLGELAASALGVRELRTAGLKTLAREILGKEMQKPKSVSRSRWDYKWLNRRQIQYACLDAFLSFEIGRILNASHR, from the coding sequence ATGGGGGAGACGATTCGGACCCTGGTAACCGCCACACCCTCCATGGTGGATTTTTGGATCTTCGAGATCCAGCACTTCCACCGTCGGAAGCTGCACCGCCTCATCGTCGGCCTCGACGTCGAGTGGCGCCCTAACAACCGCCACTACACCAACAACCCCGTCGCCATTCTGCAGCTCTGCGTCGGCCACCGATGCCTCATCTTCCAACTCATCTGCGCCCCCCACATTCCCCAATCCCTCTCGCGATTCCTCGCCAATCCCGACTACACCTTCGTCGGCGTTGGTATAGCCGGTGACGTCGAGAAGATGGTCGAACATTACGGCCTGGAAGTGTCGAACACCGTCGATCTCGGGGAATTGGCGGCCAGCGCACTGGGCGTTCGTGAGCTGCGCACGGCGGGGCTCAAGACTCTGGCCAGGGAGATTCTTGGGAAGGAGATGCAGAAGCCGAAGTCGGTGTCGAGGAGCAGGTGGGACTACAAGTGGCTGAATCGCCGGCAGATACAGTATGCCTGTTTGGAcgcttttctttcttttgagaTTGGGAGGATCTTGAACGCGTCACACAGATGA